A portion of the Paenibacillus hamazuiensis genome contains these proteins:
- a CDS encoding carbohydrate ABC transporter permease, whose product MKTNIGLRVGHYAIALVFAVISLYPIFLMILSSFKTNIEIFKNPMALPKNWSTTAYAKLLKQLPYFDYFGNSLWVSVISVALILIFGALASFYIARYPFKWNPALFFFFLLGMMIPIKLGIVPLFLLMKNLGLMNSSLSLILVYTAIGIPMSVLILTGFFRTLPKELEEAAKIDGCSDMRVLTSILAPLMRPALGTVMIINFITVWNDFFFPLIFIQDEMKKTIPVGMLTLFSEYSTDWSVLFAGLTLSSLPMIVLFAIASKQFMEGMTAGAVK is encoded by the coding sequence ATGAAAACGAATATCGGGCTGCGCGTCGGCCATTACGCCATAGCGCTAGTCTTTGCGGTCATCAGTCTGTACCCGATCTTCCTGATGATCCTGTCATCGTTCAAGACAAATATCGAAATATTCAAAAATCCGATGGCGCTGCCGAAAAACTGGAGTACGACGGCGTATGCCAAGCTGCTGAAGCAGCTGCCGTACTTCGATTACTTCGGCAACAGCCTGTGGGTGAGCGTCATATCGGTAGCGCTCATTCTCATCTTCGGCGCGCTCGCGTCGTTTTATATCGCCAGATATCCTTTCAAATGGAACCCGGCTCTATTTTTCTTCTTCCTGCTCGGCATGATGATTCCGATCAAGCTCGGCATCGTACCGCTTTTCCTGCTGATGAAAAACCTCGGGCTGATGAACAGCAGCCTGTCGCTTATTTTGGTATATACGGCGATCGGCATCCCGATGTCGGTGCTCATTTTGACCGGATTTTTCCGGACGCTGCCGAAGGAATTGGAGGAGGCCGCAAAAATCGACGGCTGCTCCGATATGCGCGTGCTCACGAGCATCCTGGCTCCGCTTATGCGGCCGGCGCTCGGAACGGTCATGATCATAAATTTTATCACCGTATGGAACGATTTCTTTTTCCCGCTTATTTTCATTCAGGATGAAATGAAAAAGACGATTCCGGTCGGCATGCTGACGCTGTTCAGCGAATATTCAACCGACTGGAGCGTGCTTTTCGCAGGGCTTACGTTATCTTCGCTGCCGATGATCGTGCTGTTTGCGATCGCCTCGAAGCAGTTTATGGAAGGGATGACCGCAGGTGCCGTCAAATAA
- a CDS encoding carbohydrate ABC transporter permease, translating into MSQGTALERKMKRQPGAWSWKNSFIHLFPIPALAVYALFIVYPIAAAFSYSLYDWKGLQKGDFIGIGNFVKLFTVEPFNGLFWNAFGHNWYYFALEMIVQNGIAFALAYIIFSKVKGAELFKIAYFLPRLLSVIVVGFLWKLMLNPNYGLVNVTLKKLGLDTWTRPWLGDPETALTSIVLANCWFGIGFSVLIFLAGLQSISQEVLEAARIDGVRGFRMIRSMIVPMMMQSVVIITVFTFIHAFEAFELVYAMQGSQGEPYHSTDTLAVFFYRIAFGGSTGDSVAIGLGSALAVVLFFIIATLSALFMFYVRKKEMDH; encoded by the coding sequence ATGAGTCAAGGAACGGCATTGGAACGTAAAATGAAAAGGCAGCCGGGAGCATGGAGCTGGAAAAACAGTTTCATCCATCTGTTCCCGATTCCGGCCCTCGCCGTGTATGCGCTGTTTATCGTATATCCGATCGCGGCGGCTTTCAGCTATAGCCTGTATGATTGGAAAGGGCTGCAAAAGGGCGACTTTATCGGCATCGGCAATTTCGTCAAGCTGTTTACGGTGGAGCCGTTTAACGGGCTGTTCTGGAACGCCTTCGGGCACAACTGGTATTACTTTGCGCTGGAAATGATCGTGCAGAACGGCATCGCTTTCGCACTTGCTTACATTATTTTCTCCAAAGTGAAAGGCGCCGAGCTGTTCAAAATCGCTTATTTCCTGCCGAGGCTGCTGTCGGTCATCGTCGTCGGCTTCCTCTGGAAGCTGATGCTTAATCCGAATTACGGACTCGTTAACGTCACGCTCAAAAAGCTTGGTCTCGACACATGGACCCGGCCTTGGCTCGGCGATCCGGAGACGGCGCTCACTTCCATCGTGCTGGCCAACTGCTGGTTCGGCATCGGTTTTTCGGTGCTCATTTTCCTCGCCGGCCTGCAGTCGATTTCGCAGGAGGTGCTGGAGGCGGCGAGAATCGACGGGGTGCGCGGCTTCCGCATGATCCGCTCGATGATCGTGCCGATGATGATGCAGTCGGTCGTCATTATAACGGTATTCACGTTTATACACGCGTTTGAGGCGTTCGAATTGGTGTACGCGATGCAGGGCTCGCAAGGGGAGCCGTACCATTCCACGGACACGCTCGCCGTATTTTTTTACCGGATTGCGTTCGGCGGGTCGACCGGAGACAGCGTGGCGATCGGTCTCGGCTCGGCGCTGGCGGTGGTGCTGTTCTTCATCATCGCAACGCTGTCGGCATTGTTTATGTTTTATGTACGCAAAAAAGAAATGGATCATTGA